In the Loxodonta africana isolate mLoxAfr1 chromosome 1, mLoxAfr1.hap2, whole genome shotgun sequence genome, one interval contains:
- the MB21D2 gene encoding nucleotidyltransferase MB21D2 isoform X2, whose product MVQKLDQKLPVANEYLLLSGGVREGVVDLDLDELNVYARGTDYDMDFTLLVPALKLHDRNQPVTLDMRHSALCHSWLSLRLFDEGTISKWKDCCTIVDHINGATNYFFSPTKVADWFYDSISIVLSEIQKKPQRGMPKVEKVEKNGTIISIILGVGSSRMLYDIVPVVSFKGWPAVAQSWLMENHFWDGKITEEEVISGFYLVPACSYKGKKDNEWRLSFARSEVQLKKCISSSLMQAYQACKAIIIKLLSRPKAISPYHLRSMMLWACDRLPANYLAQEDYAAHFLLGLIDDLQHCLVNKMCPNYFIPQCNMLEHLSEETVMLHARKLSSVRSDPAEHLRTAIEHVKAANRLTLELQRRGSTTSIPSPQSDGGDPNQPDDRLAKKLQQLVTENPGKSISVFINPDDVTRPHFRIDDKFF is encoded by the coding sequence ATGGTACAAAAACTGGACCAAAAACTTCCAGTGGCCAATGAGTACCTGTTGCTTTCTGGAGGTGTCCGGGAAGGCGTGGTGGACCTGGACTTGGATGAGCTGAATGTCTATGCCCGGGGGACTGACTATGATATGGACTTTACTCTTCTGGTGCCAGCCCTGAAGCTGCATGACCGGAATCAGCCTGTGACCCTCGATATGCGCCACTCAGCCTTGTGCCACTCTTGGCTAAGCCTCCGGCTCTTTGATGAAGGGACGATCAGTAAGTGGAAAGACTGCTGCACCATCGTCGATCACATCAACGGTGCTACCAACTACTTCTTCTCCCCAACCAAAGTGGCCGACTGGTTCTATGACTCCATCAGCATTGTCCTGTCAGAGATCCAGAAGAAGCCCCAGCGAGGGATGCCAAAGGTGGAAAAGGTAGAAAAGAACGGGACCATCATCTCCATTATTCTGGGCGTGGGCAGCAGTCGCATGCTCTACGACATTGTCCCTGTGGTATCCTTCAAAGGTTGGCCTGCGGTTGCCCAGAGCTGGCTGATGGAGAATCACTTTTGGGATGGAAAGATCACCGAGGAAGAGGTTATCAGTGGGTTTTACCTGGTACCCGCTTGCTCCTACAAGGGAAAGAAGGACAACGAGTGGCGGCTGTCCTTTGCCAGGAGTGAGGTACAACTGAAGAAGTGTATCTCTAGCAGCCTCATGCAGGCCTACCAGGCCTGCAAAGCCATCATCATCAAACTCCTGTCCCGGCCCAAGGCTATTAGTCCCTACCACCTGCGGAGCATGATGCTCTGGGCCTGTGACAGACTTCCTGCCAACTACTTGGCTCAAGAAGACTATGCAGCCCACTTCTTGCTGGGCCTCATCGATGACCTGCAACACTGTCTCGTCAACAAGATGTGCCCCAATTATTTCATCCCTCAGTGCAACATGCTGGAGCACCTGTCGGAGGAGACGGTCATGCTCCACGCCCGGAAGCTCTCCTCCGTCCGCTCAGACCCGGCAGAGCACTTGCGCACGGCCATCGAGCACGTCAAGGCGGCCAACCGGCTGACGCTGGAGCTGCAGCGAAGGGGCAGCACCACCAGCATCCCCTCCCCGCAGTCTGACGGAGGGGACCCCAACCAGCCCGATGACCGCTTGGCCAAAAAACTGCAGCAGCTAGTGACTGAGAACCCGGGGAAGTCCATCTCTGTCTTCATTAACCCCGATGATGTCACACGACCCCATTTTAGAATTGATGATAAATTTTTCTGA